The Candidatus Nitrosocosmicus franklandus genome contains a region encoding:
- a CDS encoding winged helix-turn-helix domain-containing protein, which yields MKYRSRTEITVLILEAANGGATKTKIIQIISFICAKKEYFTMLIENGLLEYEDGTQKYRTTEKG from the coding sequence ATGAAATATAGAAGTAGAACAGAAATAACTGTCTTAATACTAGAAGCAGCAAACGGTGGGGCTACAAAGACAAAAATCATACAAATCATTTCTTTCATATGCGCAAAAAAAGAATACTTCACAATGTTAATCGAAAATGGTTTGTTAGAATATGAAGATGGAACTCAAAAGTATAGAACAACAGAAAAGGGTTAA
- a CDS encoding P-II family nitrogen regulator, protein MKKIEIIIPDRELQTVGGVLKDNNIGGMSYYRVEGKGKAKPEPVSIGRGTMQYTPEFIPRTKVEIVVKDDVVDKIVNTLLDTLSDKIGGKIFISDIQDAISIRTKARGDSAI, encoded by the coding sequence GTGAAAAAGATTGAAATAATAATTCCAGACAGAGAGCTACAAACTGTTGGTGGAGTTTTAAAGGATAATAACATTGGTGGAATGAGCTACTATAGAGTAGAGGGAAAAGGAAAGGCCAAACCCGAACCTGTCTCAATTGGACGTGGTACGATGCAATACACTCCAGAATTTATTCCGAGAACAAAAGTTGAAATAGTCGTAAAAGATGATGTAGTAGATAAGATAGTAAATACTTTACTGGATACTCTAAGCGATAAAATAGGAGGAAAAATTTTCATCTCTGACATCCAAGATGCAATAAGCATAAGGACAAAGGCAAGAGGAGATTCCGCCATTTAA
- a CDS encoding winged helix-turn-helix domain-containing protein, which produces MKYRSRTEITVLILEAANGGATKTKIMYKSFLSYAQLKEYFTMLIENGLLEYEDGTQKYRTTEKGLKLLKIYNQIEELIPSTIK; this is translated from the coding sequence ATGAAATATAGAAGTAGAACAGAAATAACTGTCTTAATACTAGAAGCAGCAAACGGTGGGGCTACAAAGACAAAAATCATGTACAAATCATTTCTTTCATATGCGCAGCTAAAAGAATACTTCACAATGTTAATCGAAAATGGTTTGTTAGAATATGAAGATGGAACTCAAAAGTATAGAACAACAGAAAAAGGGTTAAAGTTATTAAAGATATATAATCAGATAGAAGAATTAATTCCTAGTACAATAAAATAG
- a CDS encoding phosphate uptake regulator PhoU, whose protein sequence is MNSDIRKIQFTGRSTYILSLPKKWIEEMNLKAGDHVSISRGSNNSLCITPEQDNRLQDVVSEVSTYVMIDEGPNTLKRKIVSMYLSGYNLINLKAKSSRIQPNQREAVREVVRRSLIGTEIIADSSDIITIQVLLTLPELSVNTAVRRMFLIASSMHRDALVALREKNYDIAKGVIRSDDEVDRFSLYILRNLVMSTNNERILQEIGLKNPSDCLSYRVTVKSIERVADHASRIASKSMEIQSSIPSIIIEKIERLSNSALEVLTSAVEAFLRRDYNLADRIADKSDNVLNLEREIMQFLDSLENRTIDKQEINAGIKLILEDIRRTVEHASDIAESAMNQTVGEIIKVEKK, encoded by the coding sequence TTGAATTCAGATATTAGGAAAATTCAATTTACAGGTAGATCTACATACATTCTTTCGCTTCCTAAGAAATGGATAGAAGAAATGAACCTAAAGGCAGGTGATCACGTTTCTATTTCAAGAGGTTCAAATAATTCGCTATGCATAACTCCAGAACAGGATAACAGATTACAAGATGTTGTAAGTGAGGTCAGTACGTATGTAATGATAGACGAAGGTCCCAATACTCTCAAAAGAAAAATTGTATCCATGTATTTGTCAGGTTATAACCTAATAAATCTAAAGGCAAAATCATCAAGAATACAACCAAATCAAAGAGAGGCAGTTAGGGAAGTAGTAAGAAGGAGTCTTATAGGAACAGAAATTATTGCTGATTCTTCTGATATCATTACAATCCAAGTGTTATTGACTTTACCAGAATTATCAGTAAATACTGCTGTGAGAAGAATGTTCTTGATCGCTTCATCGATGCATAGAGATGCTTTGGTAGCATTAAGAGAAAAAAATTATGATATTGCAAAGGGAGTAATTAGATCAGATGACGAAGTAGATAGATTTAGTTTATATATATTAAGAAATTTGGTAATGTCAACTAATAATGAAAGAATACTTCAAGAAATTGGATTAAAGAATCCTTCAGACTGTCTTAGTTATAGGGTTACGGTAAAAAGTATTGAAAGAGTAGCTGATCATGCATCTAGAATAGCATCGAAGTCCATGGAAATTCAAAGTTCGATCCCTTCTATTATAATTGAAAAAATCGAAAGATTGAGTAATTCAGCTTTAGAAGTACTAACTTCCGCTGTTGAAGCTTTTTTAAGAAGGGATTATAATTTAGCAGACAGAATCGCGGACAAATCAGATAACGTTCTTAATTTAGAAAGAGAAATCATGCAATTTTTGGACTCTTTAGAAAATAGAACTATTGACAAACAAGAAATCAATGCAGGAATAAAGTTGATACTAGAGGACATACGTCGAACTGTTGAACATGCAAGCGATATTGCAGAATCAGCTATGAATCAAACAGTAGGTGAAATAATCAAAGTCGAGAAAAAATAA
- a CDS encoding MraY family glycosyltransferase translates to MPHLEGLVLGTVIAPIIAFLINLTIMPKFIIFLKLKGKVVNDNHKPNKPKVPRPGGPILLLSILIGELILFFVTENIEIIGILLTTSIAFIIGIIDDFKIMPGWFKPGALIFASLPLIFFHVYDNELNVIFGSVYIPILYIPLILVSIPLAGNTINSIDVFNGVATGFLIISMFPVIISTFLFGDLEILILELPFLAGLLGFYLFHRYPSKIFPGDSGTLVMGAMYGALAIASKSEIIAIIALLPAIMNSFLFLSSVKKIVEHREVKSRPTILNDDFTLQASKDKNAPITLVRLILLDGKLSEREIVTKIYKLAAFSTSLAIITILIQFIINMK, encoded by the coding sequence TTGCCTCATCTTGAAGGGTTAGTATTAGGCACCGTTATTGCACCCATCATTGCATTTCTAATTAATTTAACCATAATGCCTAAATTCATAATTTTTCTAAAACTTAAGGGAAAGGTTGTAAATGATAATCATAAACCAAATAAACCCAAAGTTCCAAGACCTGGAGGACCAATATTATTATTAAGTATTCTTATAGGAGAGTTGATATTATTTTTCGTTACAGAAAATATCGAAATAATTGGAATATTACTCACAACAAGTATAGCTTTCATAATTGGGATTATTGATGATTTCAAGATCATGCCAGGATGGTTTAAGCCTGGAGCACTAATTTTTGCTTCGTTACCATTAATATTTTTCCATGTATACGATAATGAATTAAACGTGATCTTTGGAAGTGTATATATTCCAATATTATATATCCCTTTGATATTAGTATCAATACCATTAGCAGGAAATACTATAAATTCTATAGACGTATTTAATGGTGTAGCAACAGGATTTTTAATTATAAGTATGTTTCCAGTTATAATTAGTACATTTTTATTTGGAGATCTAGAAATCCTTATCCTTGAATTACCCTTTTTAGCTGGTTTATTAGGATTCTATTTATTTCATAGGTATCCTAGTAAGATATTTCCAGGAGATTCAGGCACTCTAGTTATGGGAGCAATGTATGGCGCATTAGCAATTGCATCCAAATCAGAAATCATAGCCATTATTGCATTGCTACCTGCTATAATGAACTCATTTTTATTTTTGAGTAGTGTTAAAAAAATTGTTGAACACCGCGAGGTTAAATCAAGACCGACTATACTCAATGACGATTTTACTCTACAAGCGTCGAAGGACAAAAATGCTCCTATAACTCTTGTTAGACTGATTCTACTGGATGGAAAACTTTCAGAGAGAGAAATCGTAACAAAAATATACAAATTAGCTGCCTTCTCTACGTCTCTTGCAATAATAACGATATTAATACAATTCATCATAAACATGAAGTAA
- a CDS encoding metal ABC transporter solute-binding protein, Zn/Mn family → MKERYEYLISICFVIVTIYITPILVQDSVATSNYDNAKPISSGSTKIKIFASFYPIYDFVEKIGGDKVDVSTIVPNGIEPHDFEPTPKQVVELQNADLIFINGAGFEDWIKEITNSNIVDLSRNITIENINSNPNPHIWLDPILVESMAEEIYNTLASLDPSNLAYYQDKLKQFNDNIEMLDSNIKNNLTNCVLRDFIVLHDAFGYFAKRYGLTQHVIGGMSPEMDFNPQKLSESIRLAEELGITTIFSEDNIEPRMSNTIANEIGGKVLTLSPIEIITQEEYEQSKDYFSKMYDNLNNLKIALECKN, encoded by the coding sequence ATGAAAGAGAGATATGAATATTTGATCTCTATTTGTTTTGTCATTGTAACTATTTATATTACACCTATACTCGTTCAGGATTCTGTTGCAACTTCTAATTATGATAATGCAAAACCGATTTCTTCTGGTAGTACTAAGATTAAAATTTTTGCATCATTTTATCCAATATATGATTTTGTTGAAAAAATTGGTGGGGATAAAGTCGATGTTTCAACAATAGTACCTAATGGAATAGAACCTCATGATTTTGAACCTACTCCTAAACAAGTAGTTGAGTTACAGAACGCTGATTTAATTTTCATTAATGGTGCTGGTTTTGAAGATTGGATCAAAGAGATAACAAATTCAAATATAGTGGATTTAAGCAGGAATATAACAATAGAAAATATAAACTCTAATCCTAATCCACATATTTGGCTCGATCCAATATTGGTAGAATCAATGGCAGAAGAAATCTATAACACATTGGCGTCATTGGATCCAAGTAATTTAGCATATTATCAAGACAAGTTAAAACAATTTAATGATAATATAGAAATGCTCGATTCCAATATTAAGAATAATTTGACTAACTGTGTTTTAAGAGACTTTATTGTCCTTCATGATGCTTTTGGCTATTTTGCAAAAAGATATGGATTAACTCAGCATGTGATTGGCGGAATGTCTCCTGAAATGGATTTTAATCCCCAAAAATTATCAGAATCTATAAGACTAGCAGAAGAACTTGGTATAACAACTATATTTTCAGAAGATAATATTGAACCTAGAATGTCGAATACTATAGCGAATGAAATAGGTGGAAAGGTATTGACATTAAGTCCAATTGAAATCATCACACAAGAAGAATATGAGCAAAGTAAGGATTATTTTTCAAAGATGTATGATAATCTAAACAATCTAAAAATTGCCCTTGAGTGCAAGAACTAG
- a CDS encoding DEAD/DEAH box helicase, with protein MSDARIATYLSFLGYDSLYPPQQLAIDNGLLDHSNIVITTPTASGKTLIAILAAIKALEKNKKVVYITPLRALAYEKYLEFASIDRSGIFTKKIRVRISTGDFNTSKTDLSSSDIIIMTNEKIDSILRQNASWLANVGLFISDEIHLIGDQDRGPVLEMVLTKIKKYYPSSQILGLSATITNAIEIAAWLESKLVESSWRPTKLIEGVYSDGTIYYNNNSQFNIPESGKDTTSMTIDLIMDSLKSNGQNLIFVETRKRAVSLANKASDIVYRILSPEEKKNALKVSKQILEEGDDTDITKNLSRLISFGIGFHHAGLSLTSREIVEEAFKNGIIKSLFATPTLAAGVNLPARRVIITNVTRYDFTYGASVPISILEYKQLCGRAGRPKYDTYGESIIISDSRTSYEELYNHYILGIPEPLLSNLGNTTSIKIHLLGVIASFNGISLDDIYDLFSKTFYSFQDKNSTSLFDKIDFSLDYFIDEDLIRLKNNVYQVTAFGKLVSNLYLNPETAVSFRNIINHIKPRSVKTNNVFGFLHIITSCSDFYPKLSFRKQDIEEFSFLFYNNYDEFFTDVDIMDCSRSLWTLYEWINESTEKSINERVGVEPGDIHRIVEVSQWLAACLFEISKLLDRNDLLPILFSLESRIKHGVKGDLVPLVQIKDIGRARARALHNAGIHFPNDLISISESELASIPKIGLKLAKKLKKRYV; from the coding sequence TTGAGCGACGCAAGGATTGCAACGTATCTTTCATTCCTAGGTTATGATTCCCTATATCCTCCTCAACAGTTGGCTATTGACAATGGATTGTTGGATCATTCTAATATTGTAATCACTACTCCTACTGCAAGTGGAAAAACGTTAATTGCAATTTTGGCAGCTATTAAGGCATTAGAGAAAAATAAAAAAGTAGTGTACATTACACCATTAAGAGCATTAGCATATGAAAAATATTTGGAATTTGCTTCTATAGATAGATCTGGTATATTTACCAAAAAAATAAGAGTAAGAATTAGTACGGGCGATTTCAATACCTCAAAGACTGATTTAAGTTCTTCCGACATAATAATTATGACCAATGAAAAAATTGACTCAATACTTAGACAGAATGCCTCTTGGCTTGCCAATGTAGGATTATTTATTTCTGATGAAATTCATCTTATTGGTGATCAAGACAGAGGACCGGTCTTAGAAATGGTTTTAACCAAAATTAAGAAATACTATCCATCATCTCAAATCCTTGGTCTAAGTGCTACAATTACTAATGCAATAGAAATTGCTGCATGGCTCGAATCAAAATTAGTTGAGAGTTCTTGGAGACCTACAAAATTAATAGAAGGGGTATATTCGGATGGGACTATATATTATAATAATAATTCTCAATTTAATATACCTGAATCAGGTAAAGATACTACATCCATGACTATCGATTTAATAATGGATTCTTTAAAAAGCAATGGACAGAATCTTATTTTTGTTGAAACAAGAAAGCGAGCAGTTTCGCTGGCTAATAAAGCTTCAGATATCGTTTACAGAATATTATCACCAGAGGAAAAGAAAAATGCTTTAAAAGTCTCTAAACAAATTTTGGAAGAAGGTGATGACACTGACATAACAAAAAATTTGTCAAGACTAATCTCATTTGGGATAGGATTCCATCACGCTGGATTAAGTCTTACCAGTAGAGAAATAGTAGAGGAAGCGTTTAAGAATGGAATAATAAAGTCTTTATTTGCTACGCCTACGTTGGCTGCAGGAGTAAATCTTCCTGCACGAAGAGTTATTATAACAAATGTTACCAGATATGATTTTACATATGGTGCTTCAGTTCCTATAAGTATACTCGAATACAAACAACTTTGCGGTCGTGCAGGGCGACCAAAATATGATACATACGGAGAATCTATTATCATTTCAGATTCAAGAACATCATATGAGGAATTATATAATCATTACATTCTGGGAATACCTGAACCTTTGTTATCAAATCTTGGAAATACCACTTCTATAAAGATACATTTGCTTGGCGTAATTGCTTCATTTAATGGAATTAGTTTAGACGATATCTATGATTTATTCTCCAAAACATTTTATTCTTTCCAGGATAAAAATAGCACATCCCTTTTTGATAAAATAGATTTCTCATTGGATTATTTTATAGACGAAGATTTAATTCGTTTGAAAAACAATGTTTATCAAGTAACTGCTTTTGGAAAATTAGTTTCAAATTTGTATCTAAACCCCGAAACCGCCGTATCATTTCGAAACATCATTAACCACATAAAACCAAGATCTGTCAAGACAAACAATGTGTTTGGTTTTCTTCATATAATTACTTCTTGTTCTGATTTTTATCCTAAACTTTCCTTCAGGAAACAAGACATCGAAGAATTTAGTTTTTTATTTTATAATAACTATGATGAATTTTTTACAGATGTAGATATAATGGATTGCTCTCGCAGTCTTTGGACTTTATATGAATGGATTAATGAATCGACGGAAAAAAGCATTAATGAAAGAGTTGGTGTGGAACCGGGTGATATCCATAGAATAGTCGAAGTATCTCAATGGCTTGCTGCATGTCTGTTTGAAATTTCTAAATTGCTTGATCGAAATGACCTGTTGCCAATTCTATTTTCTCTCGAAAGTAGAATTAAACATGGGGTAAAAGGCGACCTTGTTCCTCTGGTTCAAATTAAAGACATAGGTAGAGCTCGAGCTAGGGCCCTTCATAACGCCGGAATTCATTTCCCTAACGACTTGATATCCATATCAGAGTCCGAGCTTGCTTCGATCCCAAAAATAGGTCTTAAACTGGCTAAGAAGTTGAAAAAAAGATATGTATAG
- a CDS encoding winged helix-turn-helix domain-containing protein produces MKYRSRTEITVLILEAANGGATKTKIMYKSFLSYAQLKEYFTMLIENGLLEYERLINMYRTTEKGLKLLKIYNQIEEIIPQIYTKY; encoded by the coding sequence ATGAAATATAGAAGTAGAACAGAAATAACTGTCTTAATACTAGAAGCAGCAAACGGTGGGGCTACAAAGACAAAAATCATGTACAAATCATTTCTTTCATATGCGCAGCTAAAAGAATACTTCACAATGTTAATCGAAAATGGTTTGTTAGAATATGAAAGATTGATAAATATGTATAGAACAACAGAAAAAGGGTTAAAGTTATTAAAGATATATAATCAGATAGAAGAAATAATACCACAGATTTATACAAAGTATTGA
- a CDS encoding Cdc6/Cdc18 family protein, which produces MNSDYLDNIFDKAVKGTTLIKNRKTLTIDYVPEKLPFRDEESKIIAQVLSVVLKNGRPSNLLVFGKPGTGKTAVVKNVITRLKKKSVEHGVEVTVTVINAKTSNTSYKVLYDIAEEIGINRFDKKLRVHFTGLSMGEATDRILEYIKKNNLHVVLVIDEIDSLVGRNGDDVLYSLTRANGRLLDNGFISLIGISNSLTFKDKLDPRVRSSLSEEEIVFNPYTIVQLREILNDRAKLAFNDGSISQAAINLCAALAGKENGDARKAIDLLRVAAEIAERERDNMVNENHIRDAQEKIEKDTNYEVIRNSTTHTKLIILAILKSQTGMTGDVYDLYGSLCNRIEQDSLTQRRVTQIISELDQLGLITSNVVSHGRYGRSQIIKIAVSSDTVTKALKDDNFISILL; this is translated from the coding sequence ATGAATTCAGATTATTTAGATAATATTTTTGACAAAGCGGTTAAAGGAACGACCTTAATTAAGAATCGCAAGACTTTGACTATAGATTATGTTCCAGAAAAACTACCATTTAGAGATGAAGAATCAAAGATTATTGCTCAGGTACTATCTGTTGTGTTAAAGAATGGCCGACCATCTAATCTATTGGTGTTTGGAAAACCTGGGACTGGAAAAACTGCAGTAGTCAAAAATGTGATTACAAGATTAAAGAAAAAGTCTGTGGAACATGGAGTGGAGGTGACTGTTACTGTAATTAATGCAAAGACTTCAAATACCTCATACAAGGTTCTTTATGATATAGCTGAAGAAATTGGAATCAATCGGTTCGATAAGAAATTAAGAGTTCACTTCACGGGGTTGTCAATGGGTGAAGCAACTGACAGAATTCTGGAATACATTAAAAAAAACAATCTACACGTAGTCTTAGTTATTGACGAAATAGATTCTTTAGTGGGTAGAAATGGAGATGATGTTTTGTATAGTCTTACTAGAGCGAATGGACGATTATTAGATAATGGGTTTATATCGCTAATAGGAATCTCCAATAGTCTTACATTCAAAGACAAATTAGATCCAAGAGTTCGAAGTAGCTTGAGTGAAGAAGAAATAGTATTTAATCCTTATACCATTGTTCAATTACGGGAGATTTTGAATGATAGGGCAAAACTGGCATTTAATGATGGTTCGATCAGTCAAGCTGCCATCAATCTGTGTGCAGCCCTGGCTGGCAAAGAAAATGGAGATGCCAGAAAGGCTATTGATCTACTGAGAGTGGCTGCTGAAATTGCTGAAAGAGAAAGAGATAATATGGTTAATGAAAATCACATAAGAGACGCACAAGAAAAAATTGAAAAGGATACTAATTATGAAGTGATTAGAAATTCTACTACACATACAAAATTAATTATTCTGGCAATATTGAAATCCCAAACTGGAATGACTGGTGATGTATACGATTTGTATGGTTCTCTTTGTAATCGAATTGAACAGGATTCACTAACTCAAAGACGAGTAACTCAGATAATTAGTGAGTTAGATCAGCTAGGTTTAATTACATCAAATGTAGTAAGTCATGGAAGATATGGTCGTTCTCAGATAATCAAAATCGCTGTTTCCTCTGATACAGTAACTAAAGCCTTAAAGGATGATAATTTTATTTCAATTTTATTATAA
- a CDS encoding metal ABC transporter permease has protein sequence MFEVFQFEFMQRAIVSGIAIAISCSLIGLFLILKRFSLFGDALSHVAFGGIALGLFLKSNPIWISLIVSIIAGLSIVKMNSNKRIYADSSISVLLSLGLAMGLVLISLSGGFSIDITSYLFGSILLVSVDETIITLILSFIVIAFVIFFYKKLIYLVFNEEQAIVNGINTVVLNILFITLATVAIVISIRLIGVLMVSSLLIIPNVSSLLLGYGFKKTMILSICFSLLSVILGILLAYEWNIMPSGMIVIVAAGIFFGINLLKLSISKLKNGSLSEVKNS, from the coding sequence ATGTTTGAAGTATTCCAATTCGAGTTTATGCAACGAGCTATAGTATCCGGAATAGCAATAGCCATTAGTTGTTCTTTAATTGGATTGTTTTTAATACTGAAGAGATTTTCTCTATTTGGCGATGCATTGTCTCATGTTGCTTTTGGAGGCATTGCATTAGGATTATTTTTAAAATCAAATCCTATTTGGATTTCACTGATTGTTTCAATAATAGCAGGATTGTCAATTGTAAAAATGAATTCTAATAAGAGAATTTATGCCGATTCATCAATCTCTGTTTTACTCTCATTAGGATTAGCCATGGGATTGGTACTAATCAGTTTATCAGGAGGATTTTCAATAGACATCACAAGCTATCTGTTTGGAAGTATACTATTAGTCAGCGTGGATGAAACAATTATTACATTAATCCTTAGTTTTATTGTTATCGCATTCGTAATCTTTTTTTACAAGAAATTGATATACCTTGTATTTAATGAGGAACAAGCAATAGTGAATGGTATTAATACGGTTGTATTAAATATTTTATTTATTACCTTAGCCACTGTTGCAATAGTTATATCAATTCGGCTAATAGGTGTTTTGATGGTTTCGTCACTTTTAATTATTCCTAATGTTTCATCACTGTTATTAGGATATGGATTTAAAAAGACTATGATTTTATCCATATGCTTCTCGTTACTATCTGTAATATTAGGAATCCTATTAGCCTACGAATGGAATATTATGCCTAGTGGTATGATAGTAATAGTTGCCGCAGGAATTTTTTTTGGAATAAATCTGTTAAAACTATCAATATCAAAATTAAAGAACGGATCATTAAGTGAGGTAAAAAATTCTTAA
- a CDS encoding CopG family ribbon-helix-helix protein, whose translation MNENIIQELDKLQKFLGFSGRSEIVRASVRNLLLEEKRIDELSGVLHSVLLVIHDEKSDQEISEIRHGFDKIINTHIHNKIDKDRCLEIFVLYGDAKEIKNITKKFQGNRKMDQVRLVVT comes from the coding sequence TTGAATGAAAATATAATCCAAGAACTAGATAAACTGCAAAAGTTTTTGGGTTTTTCCGGCAGGTCAGAAATTGTAAGGGCCAGTGTTAGAAATCTACTTTTAGAAGAGAAAAGAATTGATGAATTATCAGGAGTTCTACATTCAGTTTTATTAGTAATACATGATGAAAAGTCTGATCAGGAAATCAGTGAAATCAGACATGGATTTGATAAGATAATTAATACGCATATTCATAATAAGATCGACAAGGACAGATGTCTTGAAATATTTGTTCTTTACGGCGATGCGAAAGAAATCAAGAATATTACTAAAAAGTTTCAAGGAAATAGAAAAATGGACCAAGTAAGATTAGTGGTAACATAG
- a CDS encoding universal stress protein, whose translation MNFRILAPVDGSDNSMRSLDHALMLSSKFGSKLTILYVLEIPPFVYIQSQKLVNSIMSELEKEAKDILEKCLDRSKDYNLEIETIILEGQNVGSIIIDYIEKNNFNYIVIGSQGKGKFKYAILGSVSHRVLHHSNVPVLVVK comes from the coding sequence GTGAATTTTAGGATTCTCGCTCCAGTGGATGGCTCTGATAATTCCATGAGATCTTTAGATCATGCATTGATGCTGAGTTCCAAATTCGGTTCAAAACTAACTATATTATATGTTCTCGAAATTCCACCTTTTGTTTATATACAGTCTCAAAAACTCGTGAATTCAATAATGTCAGAACTAGAGAAGGAAGCTAAGGATATCCTCGAAAAATGTCTTGATAGATCTAAGGATTATAATTTAGAAATAGAAACTATAATTTTGGAAGGACAGAATGTTGGATCTATAATAATCGATTATATCGAGAAGAATAACTTTAATTATATAGTTATTGGAAGCCAAGGTAAGGGAAAATTCAAATATGCGATACTTGGAAGTGTTTCACATAGAGTTCTTCATCATAGTAATGTTCCGGTTTTGGTTGTTAAGTGA
- a CDS encoding LSM domain-containing protein encodes MSSPNNQSTNILHGSLNKDILLKLKGKRTIKGKLKSFDQYMNLTLENATEIFEGDKTQEMGEIFIKGENIVIIATD; translated from the coding sequence TTGTCGTCACCTAATAATCAATCTACTAATATTTTGCACGGAAGTTTAAATAAAGATATACTTTTGAAATTAAAGGGAAAAAGAACTATCAAAGGTAAACTGAAAAGTTTTGACCAATATATGAACCTTACATTAGAAAATGCTACGGAAATTTTTGAAGGAGACAAAACTCAGGAAATGGGAGAAATATTCATAAAAGGCGAAAACATTGTCATTATTGCAACTGATTGA